The following are encoded in a window of Deinococcus arcticus genomic DNA:
- a CDS encoding MarR family winged helix-turn-helix transcriptional regulator, whose protein sequence is MPLTPAAAAFSDLVVQVLRLSGLLLAAGDRLTAPSGQTSSRWQVLGCVDHGPQSVAAIARTLGLTRQSVQRTADLLVGDGLAAYEPNPDHRRAKLLRLTLEGQRVLSVIEEAQATWANRVANGLDEAALKDAAAVLAAVERVL, encoded by the coding sequence ATGCCACTGACCCCCGCTGCCGCTGCCTTCTCTGATCTGGTGGTGCAGGTGCTGCGGCTGAGCGGCCTGCTGCTGGCCGCCGGCGACCGGCTGACGGCCCCTAGCGGCCAGACCAGCAGCCGCTGGCAGGTGCTGGGATGTGTGGACCATGGGCCCCAGAGTGTAGCGGCCATTGCCCGCACCCTGGGCCTGACCCGCCAGAGCGTGCAGCGCACGGCGGACCTGCTGGTGGGAGACGGCCTGGCCGCTTACGAACCCAACCCTGATCACCGCCGCGCCAAGCTGCTGCGCCTGACCCTGGAGGGCCAGCGCGTGCTGAGTGTCATTGAAGAGGCCCAGGCCACCTGGGCCAACCGGGTGGCGAACGGGCTGGACGAGGCGGCGCTGAAGGACGCGGCGGCGGTGCTGGCCGCCGTGGAACGGGTGCTGTAG
- a CDS encoding HD domain-containing protein, whose translation MTSPLQPLLAHDPRLGAVWTWVQAHMRRDAAHDEGHLARVARWTIRCAPEQPAALAVAAALTHDVVNLPKNHPQRAQASDLSAQAVRAHLPELGFSAPETEAVALAVRDHSFSRGAVPQTPLGAALQDADRLDALGALGVLRVAGVGGQLGRALLHPEDPWAQARQPDDLTYTVDHFFTKLLRLDGTFRTLPGQTEARRRTLTMRAFLAELASELEVAPPG comes from the coding sequence TTGACCTCGCCCCTGCAGCCACTGCTGGCCCACGACCCCCGGCTGGGCGCTGTCTGGACCTGGGTACAGGCCCACATGCGCCGCGACGCCGCCCACGACGAAGGGCATCTGGCGCGGGTGGCCCGCTGGACCATTCGCTGCGCGCCGGAGCAGCCTGCGGCCCTGGCGGTGGCGGCGGCCCTGACCCACGACGTGGTGAACCTGCCCAAGAACCACCCCCAGCGCGCCCAGGCCAGCGACCTCAGCGCCCAGGCGGTGCGCGCGCACCTGCCGGAACTGGGGTTTTCCGCGCCCGAGACGGAAGCGGTGGCGCTGGCCGTGCGTGACCACAGCTTTTCACGCGGGGCCGTGCCGCAGACCCCGCTGGGCGCCGCCCTGCAGGACGCCGACCGACTGGATGCTCTGGGCGCGCTGGGGGTGCTGCGGGTGGCGGGCGTGGGCGGGCAACTGGGCCGGGCCCTGCTGCACCCCGAAGACCCCTGGGCCCAGGCCCGGCAACCTGATGACCTGACCTATACCGTGGACCACTTCTTTACCAAGCTGCTGCGCCTGGACGGCACCTTCCGCACCCTGCCCGGCCAGACCGAGGCGCGGCGGCGCACCCTGACCATGCGCGCCTTCCTGGCTGAACTGGCCAGTGAACTGGAAGTGGCCCCGCCGGGATAG
- a CDS encoding DinB family protein, giving the protein MTQHARQFPLGPIPDPDRTAAGLQAAAARMAQATSDWHALLAGRSAADLARTYRPGGWTVHQLAHHVADAHLHGLNRLRFALTTPDYVIQPFDQDAWLTLPDAALPVQDALALLTAVNGRWVALLEGTDPTQLSRRVRHPDEGEQDLWRLVAKHDWHLRHHLAHARLALESA; this is encoded by the coding sequence ATGACCCAGCACGCGCGGCAGTTTCCCCTTGGGCCCATTCCAGACCCCGACCGCACGGCAGCGGGCCTGCAGGCGGCAGCGGCGCGCATGGCGCAGGCCACCAGCGACTGGCATGCCCTGCTGGCCGGGCGCAGCGCGGCGGACCTGGCCCGCACCTACCGCCCCGGGGGGTGGACGGTTCACCAGCTGGCCCACCATGTGGCCGACGCCCACCTACATGGCCTGAACCGGCTGCGCTTCGCCCTGACCACCCCGGACTACGTGATTCAGCCTTTCGACCAGGACGCGTGGCTGACCCTGCCCGACGCCGCGCTGCCGGTGCAGGACGCCCTGGCGCTGCTGACCGCCGTGAATGGGCGCTGGGTGGCCCTCCTGGAAGGCACAGACCCCACGCAGCTTTCCCGCCGGGTGCGGCACCCCGATGAGGGCGAGCAGGACCTGTGGCGCCTGGTGGCCAAACACGACTGGCACCTGCGGCATCACCTCGCCCACGCGCGGCTGGCCCTGGAGTCCGCTTGA
- a CDS encoding response regulator: protein MTAAAARSPSILIVDDSPGLLQSMNALLRPHLPVTLVDSGRAALDSVTPDTALVLTDVRMPGMSGVELAEQLRRRHPRLPVVFMTGIVEEELRAQAHALGVLDVLRKPLRAEQLFPALKGWLGRDVLLPEPAGAAAPAPPPVPAVDEAAERLKVAELASTLLAGLGVLPGVSAALVLDGRGAVLGTTTSVTGEITAYVRFLFNAAQTLAQHVAQSGPLRAVQVEFQEQALVLCPVPGGLAAILVRDTPTASAVKAWLRQRLN from the coding sequence ATGACTGCTGCCGCTGCCCGGTCCCCTTCCATCCTGATCGTGGATGACAGCCCGGGTTTGCTGCAGAGCATGAACGCCCTGCTGCGGCCCCACCTGCCGGTGACCCTGGTGGACAGTGGCCGCGCGGCGCTGGACAGCGTGACCCCCGACACGGCGCTGGTGCTGACCGATGTGCGCATGCCCGGTATGAGCGGCGTGGAACTGGCCGAGCAGCTGCGCCGCCGCCATCCCCGCCTGCCGGTGGTGTTCATGACGGGCATTGTGGAAGAGGAACTGCGGGCGCAGGCGCACGCCCTGGGCGTGCTGGACGTGCTGCGCAAACCGCTGCGCGCCGAGCAGCTGTTTCCTGCCCTGAAGGGCTGGCTGGGCCGCGACGTGCTGCTGCCCGAGCCGGCCGGGGCCGCCGCGCCGGCCCCGCCCCCAGTACCCGCCGTGGACGAGGCGGCCGAACGCCTGAAGGTGGCCGAACTGGCCAGCACCCTGCTGGCGGGGCTGGGCGTGCTCCCCGGGGTCAGCGCGGCGCTGGTGCTGGACGGGCGCGGCGCGGTGCTGGGCACCACGACCAGTGTGACCGGGGAAATCACGGCTTATGTGCGCTTTCTGTTCAATGCCGCGCAGACCCTGGCGCAGCATGTCGCGCAGTCGGGGCCGCTGCGCGCCGTGCAGGTGGAATTCCAGGAGCAGGCGCTGGTTCTGTGCCCGGTGCCCGGGGGGCTGGCGGCCATTCTGGTGCGCGATACCCCCACGGCCAGCGCCGTCAAGGCGTGGCTGCGCCAGCGCCTGAACTGA
- a CDS encoding ABC transporter substrate-binding protein, translating into MSCFSVRRLLLLSGLLAVPVSLAAGVFPLVLKHDFGGVSFARMPSRVVTLSEEQAELLSVLGIRAVGFGSGRIEGRLGQRAQNLTTLARSSLTEAVYVGAYDKPSAELLAALRPDLILMDGGDGSRTTFEAVRKLAPTLAYDYDTVPWRTALGDLGRLFGKSAQAARYLQTYDTRMASLKAGLAPVARAAPNTTLLYMYEPGSVMVLGRGFSFSRTLSVLGLTLNTPAGIDPNISFKQLNAEELLSLKTDRVLILRRLNDGQLVPPNATDTVLRRLGKPVYTYPLDPQEASSGPLTDLKRAEALAKLIRR; encoded by the coding sequence ATGTCGTGTTTCAGTGTTCGTCGCCTGCTGCTTCTTTCTGGCCTGCTGGCCGTTCCGGTGTCCCTGGCGGCGGGTGTGTTTCCGCTGGTGCTCAAGCATGATTTCGGCGGTGTGTCCTTTGCGCGAATGCCCTCGCGCGTGGTGACCCTGAGTGAGGAGCAGGCCGAGCTGCTGAGTGTGCTGGGCATCCGGGCGGTGGGCTTCGGGTCCGGGCGTATTGAGGGGCGCCTGGGGCAGCGCGCCCAGAATCTGACCACCCTGGCCCGGAGCAGCCTCACAGAAGCGGTGTATGTGGGCGCCTACGACAAACCTTCGGCCGAACTGCTGGCGGCCCTGAGACCCGACCTGATCCTGATGGATGGGGGAGACGGCAGCCGCACCACCTTTGAGGCCGTGCGGAAGTTGGCCCCCACGCTGGCCTACGACTACGACACCGTTCCCTGGCGCACTGCGCTGGGCGATCTGGGCCGCCTGTTCGGTAAGTCGGCCCAGGCGGCGCGTTACCTCCAGACCTACGACACCCGCATGGCGTCCCTGAAGGCGGGGCTGGCGCCTGTGGCCCGCGCCGCACCCAACACCACGCTGCTGTACATGTATGAGCCGGGTTCCGTGATGGTGCTGGGGCGGGGGTTTTCGTTCAGCCGCACCCTTTCAGTTCTGGGGCTGACCCTCAACACGCCGGCCGGGATTGATCCGAACATCAGCTTCAAACAGCTGAATGCCGAGGAACTGCTGAGCCTGAAAACCGACCGCGTGCTGATTCTGCGCCGCCTGAATGATGGCCAACTGGTGCCGCCCAACGCCACCGACACCGTGCTGCGCCGCCTGGGCAAGCCGGTCTACACCTACCCGCTGGACCCCCAGGAAGCCTCCAGCGGCCCCCTGACCGACCTGAAACGCGCCGAGGCGCTGGCCAAACTGATCCGGCGCTAG
- a CDS encoding enoyl-CoA hydratase/isomerase family protein, with protein sequence MNLDQLTAPGAYPGLTLTLHDGGLLEIVIQSEKTLNSVDARAHRALTTVWRDIDDTAGVRCVLIRGEGRGFSSGGDFTLIEEMAGDFTALARVWKEARDLVYNVINCGKPVVSAIHGPCVGAGLAVALLADVSIAARSARLLDGHVRLGVAAGDHAAIIWPLLCGLNKAKYLLMTGESVSGEEAERIGLVSLCVPDDELLDRAWAVARRLAAGSPSAVRWTKYALNNWLRAMGPTFDASLALEFLGFTGPDVHEGLSSLREKRAPKFQDDAPI encoded by the coding sequence GTGAACCTTGACCAGCTGACCGCGCCGGGGGCCTACCCCGGGCTGACCCTGACGCTGCACGACGGCGGCCTTCTGGAGATCGTCATTCAGAGTGAAAAGACGCTGAATTCGGTGGATGCCCGCGCCCACCGCGCCCTGACCACGGTGTGGCGGGACATTGATGACACGGCTGGCGTGCGCTGCGTGCTGATTCGCGGCGAGGGCCGGGGCTTTTCCAGTGGCGGCGACTTTACCCTGATTGAAGAGATGGCCGGGGATTTCACCGCGCTGGCCCGGGTGTGGAAGGAAGCGCGTGACCTCGTGTACAACGTCATCAACTGCGGCAAGCCGGTGGTCAGTGCCATTCATGGTCCCTGCGTGGGCGCCGGGCTGGCGGTGGCGCTACTGGCCGACGTGAGTATTGCGGCGCGAAGTGCCCGGCTGCTTGACGGCCATGTGCGACTGGGTGTGGCGGCCGGGGACCACGCCGCCATCATCTGGCCGCTGCTGTGCGGGCTGAACAAGGCCAAATACCTGCTGATGACCGGCGAGAGCGTGAGCGGCGAGGAGGCCGAGCGCATTGGGCTGGTGAGCTTGTGCGTGCCCGACGACGAACTGCTGGACCGTGCCTGGGCCGTGGCGCGGCGGCTGGCGGCGGGCAGCCCCAGCGCCGTGCGCTGGACCAAGTACGCCCTGAACAACTGGCTGCGCGCCATGGGCCCCACCTTTGACGCCAGCCTCGCGCTGGAATTCCTGGGTTTTACCGGCCCGGACGTGCACGAGGGCCTGAGCAGCTTGCGAGAGAAGCGGGCGCCGAAGTTTCAGGACGACGCGCCAATCTGA
- a CDS encoding GGDEF domain-containing protein, whose product MLPLPFPAEPTAHEQQFRRHALLAVVALSLATSAFGLLVAHPLNWGPGVTTGLALLTVKNVLFLLWLQVFARHYVLVGALHLLILGATGVYKFAQAVLVEQMVGGLGTYSYWLPLAYVVAFLVFPGRVATAASLGIFAALSAVVGVWLASGAGLSASQQSNSALLVQLLLSHVTFISFFVLFGLLQRRYVGALAAAQSEARAGYLDALTGVPNRRQLTLWLSAQLDGPARAPLSVILLDLDRFKQINDTHGHDYGDEVLRRTASAMGGVLRRGTLFGRWGGEEFLVILPGAGAAEAQGVAERIRQAVAGVPHDRVLQVTASLGVAQGEPGERMETLLRRADEALYAAKHAGRNQVKAA is encoded by the coding sequence ATGCTGCCCCTGCCCTTCCCCGCAGAACCCACCGCGCACGAACAGCAGTTCCGGCGGCACGCCCTGCTGGCGGTGGTGGCCCTGTCCCTGGCCACCTCGGCGTTCGGCCTGCTGGTGGCCCACCCGCTGAACTGGGGCCCCGGGGTCACCACCGGGCTGGCCCTGCTGACGGTGAAAAACGTGCTGTTTTTGCTGTGGTTGCAGGTGTTTGCGCGGCATTACGTGCTGGTGGGGGCGCTCCACCTGCTGATTCTGGGGGCCACCGGCGTGTACAAGTTCGCTCAGGCAGTGCTGGTCGAGCAGATGGTGGGCGGCCTGGGCACCTATTCGTACTGGCTTCCCCTGGCCTATGTGGTGGCCTTTCTGGTGTTTCCTGGGCGGGTGGCGACCGCCGCTTCGCTGGGCATCTTCGCGGCCCTGAGCGCCGTTGTTGGGGTGTGGCTGGCCAGCGGCGCTGGGCTGAGCGCCAGCCAGCAGAGCAATTCGGCGCTGCTGGTGCAGCTGCTGCTCTCGCACGTCACCTTTATCAGCTTCTTCGTGCTGTTTGGCCTGCTGCAGCGCCGCTATGTGGGCGCCCTGGCCGCCGCCCAGAGTGAGGCCCGCGCCGGGTACCTCGACGCCCTGACCGGGGTGCCCAACCGCCGCCAGCTGACCCTGTGGCTCTCGGCGCAGCTGGACGGCCCCGCGCGCGCACCCCTGAGCGTGATTCTCCTGGACCTGGACCGCTTCAAGCAGATCAACGACACCCACGGCCACGACTACGGCGACGAGGTGCTGCGGCGCACGGCCTCCGCGATGGGCGGGGTGCTGCGCCGGGGCACGCTGTTCGGGCGCTGGGGCGGCGAGGAATTTCTGGTGATTCTGCCGGGCGCGGGCGCCGCCGAGGCCCAGGGCGTGGCCGAACGCATCCGGCAGGCGGTGGCCGGGGTGCCGCACGACCGGGTGCTGCAGGTCACCGCCAGCCTGGGGGTGGCGCAGGGCGAACCCGGCGAGCGTATGGAAACCCTGCTCAGGCGCGCCGACGAGGCCCTGTACGCCGCCAAACACGCGGGGCGCAATCAGGTCAAAGCGGCGTAA
- a CDS encoding malate dehydrogenase, with amino-acid sequence MTTKQPVRVAVTGAAGQIGYSLLFRIASGDMLGKDQPVILQLLEITPALKALQGVVMELRDCAFPLLADVVTSDDPMVAFKDADYALLVGAMPRKAGMERGDLLGANGGIFKPQGEALNAVASRDVKVLVVGNPANTNALIAQQNAPDLKPGQFTAMVRLDHNRAISQLAEKTGQPVSAIKNLTIWGNHSSTQYPDLSAATVNGQSALEQVDRDWYENSYISTVAKRGAAIIEARGLSSAASAASAAIDHMRDWALGTPEGEWVSMGIPSDGSYGVPEGLIYGFPVTCKNGQYDIVQGLEVSEFSRGKMDATARELEEERDEVRKLGLVK; translated from the coding sequence ATGACCACCAAGCAACCCGTCCGTGTCGCCGTGACTGGCGCCGCTGGCCAGATTGGCTACAGCCTGCTGTTTCGCATCGCGTCCGGCGACATGCTGGGCAAGGACCAGCCCGTCATCCTGCAGCTGCTGGAAATCACCCCGGCCCTGAAGGCGCTGCAGGGCGTCGTGATGGAACTGCGCGACTGCGCGTTCCCCCTGCTGGCCGACGTGGTGACCAGCGACGATCCCATGGTGGCCTTCAAGGACGCCGACTACGCCCTGCTGGTGGGCGCCATGCCCCGCAAGGCCGGCATGGAGCGCGGTGACCTGCTGGGCGCCAACGGCGGCATCTTCAAGCCTCAGGGTGAAGCCCTGAACGCGGTGGCCAGCCGGGACGTGAAGGTGCTGGTGGTGGGCAACCCCGCCAACACCAACGCCCTGATTGCCCAGCAGAACGCGCCCGACCTGAAGCCGGGGCAGTTCACGGCCATGGTGCGCCTGGACCACAACCGCGCCATTTCCCAGCTGGCCGAAAAGACCGGGCAGCCAGTGAGCGCCATCAAGAACCTCACCATCTGGGGCAACCACTCTTCCACCCAGTACCCCGATCTGTCGGCGGCGACCGTGAACGGCCAGAGCGCCCTGGAGCAGGTGGACCGCGACTGGTACGAGAACAGCTATATCTCCACCGTGGCCAAGCGCGGCGCCGCCATCATTGAGGCCCGTGGCCTGAGCAGCGCGGCCAGTGCAGCCAGCGCCGCCATTGACCACATGCGCGACTGGGCGCTGGGCACCCCGGAGGGCGAGTGGGTCAGCATGGGCATTCCCAGTGACGGCAGCTACGGCGTGCCCGAGGGCCTGATCTACGGCTTTCCCGTGACCTGCAAGAACGGCCAGTACGACATTGTGCAGGGCCTGGAGGTCAGCGAGTTCAGCCGGGGCAAGATGGACGCCACGGCCCGGGAACTGGAAGAGGAGCGCGACGAGGTGCGCAAGCTGGGTCTGGTGAAGTAA
- a CDS encoding MerR family transcriptional regulator — MTTMPAEQREQLAVMCGGPEVFEALFDLRGVGIGRFAALMGLPATTVRHLLREDLLHPMRVNGKFRFLLPNVAELRGVQQWQALGLTLEEVRAFLQGQQLLGLASQGGLTVTLHRTEEHPDAEQLAQLKATVLTRVQAAIAGLEQKQATLTRQLEQARALAAALAPSDSAPT; from the coding sequence ATGACCACCATGCCCGCCGAGCAGCGCGAACAGCTGGCGGTGATGTGCGGCGGCCCAGAGGTCTTTGAGGCGCTCTTCGACCTGCGCGGCGTGGGCATCGGGCGCTTTGCGGCGCTGATGGGCCTGCCCGCCACCACCGTGCGCCACCTCCTGCGCGAGGACCTGCTGCACCCCATGCGCGTGAACGGCAAGTTCCGCTTTCTGCTGCCCAACGTGGCGGAACTGCGCGGCGTGCAGCAGTGGCAGGCCCTGGGCCTGACCCTGGAAGAGGTGCGCGCTTTTTTGCAGGGGCAGCAACTGCTGGGGCTGGCCTCACAGGGGGGCCTGACTGTGACGCTGCACCGCACCGAAGAACACCCTGATGCAGAGCAGCTGGCCCAGCTCAAGGCCACGGTCCTTACCCGTGTGCAGGCGGCCATTGCCGGCCTGGAGCAGAAGCAGGCCACGCTGACCCGCCAGCTGGAACAGGCCCGCGCCCTGGCGGCGGCGCTGGCGCCCAGTGACAGCGCGCCCACCTGA
- a CDS encoding aminopeptidase, with product MTQTLASFDTLLARYAELLVRTGVNLQPGGKVRVTAPVEATALARLVARAAYRAGATDVRVVYDDPHLALTLFEEGSDEAVGFVPEWAAREREAMVADGYASIAIVGEDPALLSGVDPTRIATRSRLMAQAMRRVSEATGAFAVNWTVAAMATPAWAARVYPDLPTEDAVARLWQDIFSVTRADLPDPVAAWAEHTARLERLTDYLNRQQYAALHLSSELGTDLTVGLAQNHVWQGGAETAQNGVRAVPNLPTDEVFTAPHRDRVDGWAVASKPLSARGQLIEGIRVRFEAGRVAEFSAQSGEATLRQLIETDDGAARLGEVALVPASAPVARTAALFFNTLFDENAASHIALGRCYPTNVQGGTDPAVLDAAGGNAGSLIHVDWMIGTPRTDVDGITQTGERVPLMRAGEWVLSLD from the coding sequence ATGACCCAGACCCTGGCTTCCTTTGACACGCTGCTGGCCCGTTACGCCGAGTTGCTGGTGCGCACCGGGGTCAACCTGCAACCCGGCGGCAAGGTGCGCGTGACGGCGCCCGTGGAGGCCACGGCCCTGGCCCGGCTGGTGGCGCGCGCTGCCTACCGCGCCGGGGCCACCGACGTGCGCGTGGTGTACGACGATCCCCACCTCGCCCTGACGCTGTTTGAAGAGGGCAGCGACGAAGCCGTGGGCTTTGTGCCCGAGTGGGCGGCGCGCGAGCGCGAGGCCATGGTGGCCGACGGCTACGCCTCCATTGCCATCGTGGGCGAGGACCCGGCGCTGCTGTCCGGCGTGGACCCCACCCGGATTGCCACGCGCAGCCGCCTGATGGCCCAGGCCATGCGCCGGGTCAGCGAGGCCACTGGCGCCTTTGCAGTGAACTGGACGGTGGCGGCCATGGCCACCCCGGCCTGGGCGGCGCGCGTGTACCCGGACCTGCCCACAGAGGACGCGGTGGCGCGGCTGTGGCAGGACATCTTTTCGGTCACGCGCGCCGACCTGCCCGACCCCGTGGCGGCCTGGGCCGAGCACACCGCGCGCCTGGAACGCCTGACCGACTATCTGAACCGCCAGCAGTACGCCGCCCTGCACCTGAGCAGCGAGCTGGGCACCGACCTGACGGTGGGGCTGGCCCAGAACCACGTGTGGCAGGGCGGTGCCGAGACCGCTCAGAACGGCGTTCGCGCGGTGCCCAACCTGCCCACCGACGAGGTGTTCACCGCCCCGCACCGCGACCGGGTGGACGGCTGGGCGGTGGCCAGCAAGCCGCTAAGCGCCCGGGGCCAGCTGATTGAGGGCATACGGGTGCGCTTTGAGGCCGGGCGCGTGGCCGAATTCAGCGCGCAGAGCGGCGAAGCCACCCTGCGCCAGCTCATCGAGACGGATGACGGCGCCGCGCGCCTGGGCGAGGTGGCCCTGGTGCCGGCCTCGGCGCCGGTGGCGCGCACGGCGGCCCTGTTCTTCAACACCCTGTTTGATGAAAATGCCGCCAGCCACATTGCCCTGGGCCGCTGCTACCCCACCAACGTGCAGGGCGGCACCGACCCCGCCGTGCTGGACGCGGCAGGTGGCAACGCCGGGAGCCTCATTCACGTGGACTGGATGATTGGCACGCCGCGCACCGATGTGGACGGCATCACCCAGACCGGCGAGCGGGTCCCCCTGATGCGCGCGGGCGAGTGGGTGCTGAGTCTGGACTGA
- a CDS encoding DUF2087 domain-containing protein: protein MSTDLTTRAALFRALSHPARLGLLRLIWTQEASGDALARLMNLAPATVSHHLAQLAGAGLITTRQDGHHRLHRAQTAALNLNLGDVVRGAAPPPQSADPYRDRVLRAFLKGGRLSTLPAQRKKRDVILRELAGLFEPGRQYPEREVNAVLGEVYGDVFTLRRELVGLGVLAREAGVYWRPAMAPLE from the coding sequence ATGAGCACCGACCTGACCACGCGCGCCGCCCTCTTCCGGGCCCTGTCTCACCCCGCCCGCCTGGGGCTGCTGCGCCTGATCTGGACCCAGGAGGCCAGCGGCGACGCCCTGGCACGCCTGATGAATCTGGCGCCCGCCACGGTCAGCCACCATCTGGCGCAACTGGCCGGGGCGGGGCTGATCACCACGCGCCAGGACGGTCACCACCGGTTGCACCGCGCGCAGACGGCGGCCCTGAACCTGAATCTGGGCGACGTGGTGCGCGGCGCCGCGCCGCCACCCCAGAGTGCTGACCCCTACCGCGACCGCGTGCTGCGCGCCTTTCTGAAGGGCGGACGCCTGAGCACCCTGCCCGCGCAGCGCAAAAAGCGCGACGTGATCCTGCGCGAGCTGGCTGGCCTGTTTGAACCGGGCCGCCAGTACCCCGAGCGCGAGGTGAACGCCGTGCTGGGCGAGGTGTATGGCGACGTGTTTACCCTGCGCCGCGAGCTGGTGGGCCTGGGCGTGCTGGCGCGCGAGGCCGGGGTGTACTGGCGCCCCGCCATGGCCCCGCTAGAGTAG
- a CDS encoding tRNA (cytidine(34)-2'-O)-methyltransferase — MSGPAPLLRVVLFEPEKAGNVGNVARTCAVLGAELHLIRPFGFHLHDREFRRAVMDYLEGVTLHEHASWTAFQGTLPAGARVFAFSTHATGLHTRAGFARGDYLLFGPESRGLPTWLRGALPCVKLPQPGGGRSLNLSVAVGVAAFEAGRQIEGW, encoded by the coding sequence ATGAGCGGCCCGGCGCCGCTGCTGCGCGTGGTGCTGTTCGAGCCGGAAAAGGCGGGGAACGTGGGGAACGTGGCGCGCACCTGCGCGGTGCTGGGCGCCGAGTTGCACCTGATTCGCCCCTTTGGCTTTCACCTGCACGACCGCGAATTTCGCCGCGCGGTCATGGATTACCTCGAAGGCGTGACCCTGCACGAGCACGCCAGCTGGACGGCGTTTCAGGGCACGCTGCCTGCGGGGGCCCGGGTCTTTGCCTTCAGCACCCACGCCACCGGGCTGCACACCCGCGCCGGCTTTGCGCGCGGCGATTACCTGCTGTTTGGCCCGGAATCGCGCGGTCTGCCCACGTGGCTGCGCGGCGCCCTGCCCTGCGTGAAACTGCCGCAGCCGGGCGGTGGGCGCAGCCTGAACCTCTCGGTGGCGGTGGGCGTGGCGGCCTTTGAGGCTGGCCGGCAGATTGAGGGTTGGTAA
- the ispF gene encoding 2-C-methyl-D-erythritol 2,4-cyclodiphosphate synthase, whose translation MSAPYRIGYGEDAHRLEAGRPLVLGGVPVPHAPLGAVAHSDGDAALHALADALLSGLALGDIGQYFPDTAAECKDLDSAVIVARALELVRGRGYRPVNVALVVTLDRPKLGPLRAAIARRMAELLSLPETEVGVSFKTSEGLAPAHVQARATVLLARLDP comes from the coding sequence ATGTCTGCGCCCTACCGCATTGGCTACGGAGAAGACGCCCACCGGCTGGAAGCGGGCCGGCCGCTGGTGCTGGGCGGCGTGCCGGTGCCGCACGCCCCCCTGGGCGCGGTGGCCCACAGCGACGGCGACGCGGCCCTGCACGCCCTGGCCGACGCGCTGCTCTCGGGGCTGGCCCTGGGCGACATCGGGCAGTACTTTCCCGACACGGCCGCCGAGTGCAAGGACCTGGACTCGGCCGTGATCGTGGCGCGGGCCCTGGAGCTGGTGCGCGGGCGCGGCTACCGGCCGGTGAACGTGGCCCTGGTGGTGACCCTGGACCGGCCCAAGCTGGGGCCCCTGCGCGCAGCCATCGCCCGGCGCATGGCCGAGCTGCTCTCGCTGCCCGAAACCGAGGTGGGCGTGAGCTTCAAGACCTCCGAGGGGCTGGCCCCGGCCCACGTGCAGGCGCGCGCGACCGTGCTACTGGCGCGCCTGGACCCATGA
- a CDS encoding GGDEF domain-containing protein: MMHLDDDLFEHLPLPAVHWTPGHPARLNRAFTRAFGLGPLPLPLLERPDGTHHTRLSTPNGDTRICRVLLRTRPGGDRLGVIEDVHEYHADPLTRLPGRRALLLDAAHGTPATLALLDIDRLDRLNRRAGHAAGDAALCALAGVLAQGTRHWPAQAYRLGGGAFVLCSPQVLLPGHLGPLQAAFAGALLGFGVRRTSFSFGLAHAPQDGTTLAELLTQAERRLQRSQRVGRGGLAAELVHLLRHARLGSPPDSRRTHLVGS, encoded by the coding sequence ATGATGCACCTGGATGACGATCTGTTCGAGCACCTGCCGCTGCCTGCCGTTCACTGGACCCCGGGCCACCCGGCCCGGCTGAACCGCGCCTTTACGCGCGCCTTTGGCCTGGGCCCGCTGCCCCTGCCCCTGCTGGAGCGCCCCGACGGCACCCACCACACCCGGCTGTCCACCCCGAACGGCGACACGCGCATCTGCCGCGTGCTGCTGCGCACCCGGCCCGGTGGCGACCGCCTGGGCGTGATTGAGGACGTGCACGAGTACCACGCCGATCCCCTGACCCGCCTGCCGGGGCGCCGCGCCCTGCTGCTGGACGCCGCGCACGGCACCCCGGCTACCCTGGCGCTGCTGGACATTGACCGTCTGGACCGGCTGAACCGCCGCGCGGGCCACGCCGCTGGCGACGCGGCCCTGTGTGCCCTGGCCGGGGTGCTGGCGCAGGGCACGCGCCACTGGCCGGCCCAGGCGTACCGCCTGGGCGGCGGGGCCTTTGTGCTGTGTTCGCCGCAGGTGCTGCTGCCGGGGCACCTGGGGCCGCTGCAGGCCGCCTTTGCCGGCGCCCTGCTGGGCTTTGGGGTGCGCCGGACCAGCTTCTCGTTCGGGCTGGCCCACGCCCCGCAGGACGGCACCACCCTGGCCGAACTGCTGACCCAGGCCGAGCGCCGCCTGCAGCGCAGCCAGCGGGTCGGGCGCGGCGGACTGGCGGCTGAACTGGTGCACCTGCTGCGCCACGCCCGCCTGGGCAGTCCCCCGGACAGCCGCCGCACGCATCTGGTGGGGTCTTGA